In Ancalomicrobiaceae bacterium S20, the following proteins share a genomic window:
- a CDS encoding SDR family oxidoreductase: MLTVLVTGASRGIGLALTESLANRGDVVIATCRDPDSATELQALAARDDIDIDIVRMDVTDFASIEAAREEIGDIAIDVVVNNAGVIGPERQSTLDMDFDGWRACFEVNTLAPLKVAQVFLSNLRLAEHGRILTVSSRMGSLSYALSDKIAYRSSKAAVNKVMQGLATDLKGEGIAVSVCHPGWVKTGMGGQGADMPADRSAAGLTRIIDRMRVADSPRFYNYDGSELAW, translated from the coding sequence ATGCTCACCGTTCTCGTGACCGGCGCCAGCCGCGGCATCGGCCTCGCGCTGACCGAATCGCTCGCCAACCGCGGCGATGTTGTCATCGCCACCTGCCGCGATCCGGACAGCGCGACCGAGCTGCAGGCGCTCGCGGCCCGCGACGACATCGACATCGACATCGTGCGGATGGACGTCACCGATTTCGCCTCGATCGAGGCTGCGCGCGAGGAGATCGGCGACATCGCCATCGACGTGGTCGTCAACAATGCCGGCGTCATCGGCCCGGAGCGGCAGTCGACGCTCGACATGGACTTCGACGGCTGGCGGGCGTGTTTCGAGGTCAACACGCTGGCGCCGCTCAAGGTCGCGCAAGTGTTCCTGTCGAACCTGCGCCTCGCCGAGCACGGCCGCATCCTGACCGTGTCGAGCCGCATGGGCTCGCTCTCCTACGCGCTCTCCGACAAGATCGCCTACCGCTCCTCGAAGGCGGCGGTGAACAAGGTCATGCAGGGCCTCGCGACCGACCTCAAGGGCGAAGGCATCGCCGTGTCGGTCTGCCATCCGGGCTGGGTCAAGACCGGCATGGGCGGCCAGGGCGCCGACATGCCGGCCGACCGCAGCGCCGCCGGCCTGACCCGCATCATCGACCGGATGCGTGTCGCGGACTCGCCCCGCTTCTACAATTATGACGGCTCCGAACTCGCCTGGTGA
- a CDS encoding GNAT family N-acetyltransferase, with protein MMPPSETLPTIADRTEATGNTPFAAPRFDLVTGRGEPLALTPVGDDAAALGALVASVDPWRTSGWPAEAIAARLVAQEPGARTFAVRLEERPVGAVIVRSPFMRGPYLELLALAETTHGRGIGRAIIDWMAGEVAAVPREANLWLCVSDWNAPAVGFYRAVGFVEVGPLPDLAVVGSTELFMRKVLRAPAAPTAFAPTSMPPGTGA; from the coding sequence ATGATGCCGCCCTCCGAAACCCTCCCGACGATCGCCGATCGCACAGAAGCCACCGGCAACACGCCCTTCGCCGCGCCGCGTTTTGATCTCGTGACCGGCCGTGGCGAGCCGTTGGCGCTGACACCCGTCGGCGATGATGCCGCCGCGCTCGGCGCCCTGGTCGCGAGCGTCGATCCCTGGCGCACCAGCGGCTGGCCGGCGGAGGCGATCGCGGCCCGGCTCGTCGCGCAGGAGCCGGGCGCGCGCACTTTTGCGGTTCGCTTGGAAGAGCGGCCCGTCGGCGCCGTCATCGTCCGCTCGCCCTTCATGCGCGGGCCCTACCTCGAACTGCTGGCACTCGCCGAGACCACCCACGGCCGCGGCATCGGCCGGGCGATCATCGACTGGATGGCCGGCGAGGTCGCGGCCGTGCCCCGCGAGGCCAATCTGTGGCTCTGCGTGTCGGACTGGAACGCGCCGGCCGTCGGCTTCTACCGCGCGGTCGGCTTCGTCGAGGTCGGCCCGCTGCCGGATCTCGCGGTCGTCGGCTCGACCGAGCTCTTCATGCGCAAGGTGCTGCGCGCCCCGGCCGCGCCCACCGCCTTCGCGCCGACGAGCATGCCGCCTGGAACCGGTGCGTGA
- the mgtA gene encoding magnesium-translocating P-type ATPase, translated as MGVAFWQEPVEAALRRVGSSGAGLGAAEAAARLAAEGPNTIATTAKRSLVRRILRKLAEPLVAILIIAAAVSGASGDWTSFAIIIVVVFLSIALDVFQETRAEAAAEALKRSVAVRAEVLRDGAAHEVPVEALVVGDVVRLAAGDLVPADGIVLSARGLHVNEALLTGEPYPVEKVATTSTADTPAEAANALFAGTSVVSGEGTMLILATGRATEFGAIAADLSANEPPTAFERGLHQLGMLILRLTIFLVLFVLLAHLVFARPPLESFLFAVALAVGLTPELLPMVVTVTLSRGALRMAKKRVIVKRLAAIHDLGAMTVLCTDKTGTLTDAKIALVGHPGADGVDSARVVALAAVNSRFETGIRSALDEAILAHAADHDLAEWTKIDDVPFDFDRRRVSVLAARGAERLVVVKGAPEEMLARAVSVEEADGRVVPIDGARRAALTAIHDERCAAGFRLLGVAYRIVEPDRVTIAAADETDLVFAGWCVFVDPPKASAGPAVARLEAQGVTVKVISGDAAAVVKHLVGTLGLPARGLMTGEEIAGLDDLQLAARVTEVDLFARVSPDQKMRIIRALRARGETVGFLGDGVNDAPAIRAADVGLSVDGATDVAREAADMILLAPDLSVLADGVAEGRRTFANILKYVRMGTSSNFGNMLSMALASLVIPFLPLTPIQILINNLIYDLSEIGIPFDDVSEAETARPQAWDMRGLLVFTVMMGTLSSVFDIATFAILRLVYAAPAAEFQTAWFVESMATQILVIFVIRTAAPFWRDRPHPILTVTSLGALAAAIWLALGAFGPTFGFVMLPTSLLATIGALVVAYFGLAEALKRRALAPTRR; from the coding sequence ATGGGCGTGGCGTTCTGGCAGGAGCCGGTCGAGGCGGCCTTGCGCCGGGTCGGCAGCAGCGGCGCAGGGCTCGGCGCGGCGGAAGCCGCAGCGCGGCTCGCGGCCGAGGGGCCGAACACCATTGCGACGACCGCCAAGCGCAGTCTGGTGCGACGCATCCTGCGCAAGCTCGCCGAGCCGCTGGTCGCGATCCTGATCATCGCCGCCGCGGTCTCCGGCGCCTCCGGCGACTGGACCAGCTTCGCGATCATCATCGTCGTGGTGTTCCTGTCGATCGCGCTCGACGTGTTCCAGGAGACGCGCGCCGAGGCGGCCGCCGAGGCGCTGAAGCGGTCCGTCGCCGTGCGCGCCGAGGTGCTGCGCGACGGCGCGGCGCACGAGGTTCCGGTCGAGGCGCTGGTCGTCGGCGACGTGGTGCGGCTCGCGGCCGGCGATCTCGTGCCGGCGGACGGCATCGTGCTCTCGGCGCGCGGGCTGCATGTCAACGAGGCGTTGCTGACCGGCGAGCCCTATCCGGTCGAGAAGGTCGCGACGACCAGCACGGCCGATACGCCGGCGGAGGCGGCGAACGCGCTGTTCGCCGGCACCTCGGTCGTCAGCGGCGAGGGGACGATGCTGATTCTGGCGACCGGCCGGGCGACCGAGTTCGGCGCGATCGCGGCGGATCTGTCGGCCAACGAGCCGCCGACCGCCTTCGAGCGCGGGCTGCATCAGCTCGGCATGCTGATCCTGAGGCTCACGATCTTCCTCGTGCTGTTCGTGCTGCTCGCGCATCTGGTGTTCGCACGGCCGCCGCTCGAATCCTTCCTGTTCGCGGTGGCGCTCGCGGTCGGGCTGACGCCGGAACTGCTGCCGATGGTCGTCACGGTGACGCTGTCGCGCGGCGCGTTGCGCATGGCCAAGAAGCGGGTGATCGTGAAGCGGCTCGCCGCGATCCACGATCTCGGCGCCATGACCGTGCTCTGTACCGACAAGACCGGTACGCTGACCGATGCGAAGATTGCGCTGGTCGGCCATCCGGGTGCGGATGGCGTCGACAGCGCGCGGGTGGTCGCTCTGGCGGCGGTCAACAGCCGGTTCGAGACCGGCATCCGTTCGGCCCTCGACGAGGCGATCCTCGCGCACGCCGCGGACCACGATCTCGCGGAATGGACCAAGATCGACGACGTGCCTTTCGATTTCGATCGCCGGCGCGTCAGCGTGCTCGCGGCGCGCGGGGCCGAGCGACTGGTCGTGGTCAAGGGCGCGCCGGAGGAGATGCTCGCGCGTGCCGTCTCGGTCGAGGAAGCGGACGGGCGGGTCGTGCCGATCGACGGCGCGCGTCGCGCGGCGCTGACGGCGATCCACGACGAGCGCTGCGCAGCCGGATTCCGCCTGCTCGGCGTCGCCTATCGGATCGTCGAGCCGGATCGCGTGACGATCGCGGCGGCGGACGAGACCGATCTCGTCTTCGCCGGCTGGTGCGTGTTCGTCGACCCGCCCAAGGCCTCGGCCGGGCCGGCGGTGGCGCGGCTCGAGGCGCAAGGCGTCACGGTCAAGGTCATCTCCGGCGATGCGGCCGCGGTGGTGAAGCATCTGGTCGGCACGCTCGGACTGCCGGCGCGAGGCCTGATGACCGGCGAGGAGATCGCCGGCCTCGACGATCTGCAGCTCGCCGCGCGGGTGACGGAGGTCGATCTGTTCGCTCGCGTATCGCCGGACCAGAAGATGCGCATCATCCGGGCGCTTCGGGCGCGCGGCGAGACGGTCGGCTTCCTCGGCGACGGCGTCAACGACGCGCCGGCGATCCGGGCGGCGGATGTCGGGCTGTCGGTCGACGGCGCGACCGATGTCGCGCGCGAGGCCGCCGACATGATCCTGCTCGCGCCGGATCTCTCGGTGCTCGCCGACGGCGTCGCGGAGGGACGGCGCACCTTCGCGAACATCCTCAAATATGTCCGCATGGGTACGAGCTCGAACTTCGGCAACATGCTGTCGATGGCGCTCGCCTCGCTGGTGATCCCGTTCCTGCCGCTCACCCCGATCCAGATCCTGATCAACAACCTGATCTACGATCTCTCCGAGATCGGCATCCCGTTCGACGACGTCTCCGAGGCGGAGACCGCGCGGCCGCAGGCCTGGGATATGCGCGGGCTGCTCGTGTTCACGGTCATGATGGGGACGCTGTCGTCGGTCTTCGACATCGCGACCTTCGCGATCCTGCGGCTCGTCTATGCCGCGCCGGCGGCGGAGTTCCAGACCGCGTGGTTCGTCGAATCCATGGCGACGCAGATCCTGGTCATCTTCGTGATCCGCACCGCGGCGCCGTTCTGGCGCGACCGTCCGCATCCAATCCTGACCGTGACCTCGCTCGGCGCGCTCGCGGCGGCGATCTGGCTCGCGCTCGGCGCGTTCGGCCCGACCTTCGGCTTCGTCATGCTGCCGACGTCGCTGCTCGCGACCATCGGCGCGCTGGTCGTCGCCTATTTCGGGCTGGCTGAGGCGCTGAAGCGTCGGGCTTTGGCCCCGACGCGGAGATGA
- a CDS encoding methyl-accepting chemotaxis protein, which yields MSFKNLPLVWKVIGLLVLLAATGLAGGGYATGRLSASDAAYTELTDGPGKAMPRIARAGRHLIEVLAEIYHAAASTGEAEVRAAKSARADALASYHAEMTEAGRLSPQFADRIARADLNLDRALDGRCAETLRYADSTDPADTSKAIAAMASTCLPALNAVKAELVALTKEMVADFDQKGDALSAAAVETTRVTMLGIVGAIVVVIALAVVVVRRSVVAPIHGSVLAVEALGAGKLDAAITGIDRGDEVGSIAKALDGLRNQLKAAETMRAETAAREEEERKRLAQRETLAKKFVADMQSLANGFAQSSGDVADAAKNLSATAEETSRQAQAVAVAAEQAASNVQTVAASSEEMAASIREISGQVGHSSRVADEAFTEAETSNGRIAGLASAAASIGDVINLIKGIADQTNLLALNATIEAARAGEAGKGFAVVAAEVKQLASQTGRATEEIGGKVGEIQQATDGTVKSMSEIIRVIGRIKEISASISAAVEEQSAATGEIARNCQQAATGANQVTQNISGVGQAAEMTGAASTQLMTLSSGLSRQATDLRAVVEGFVRDLAAA from the coding sequence ATGAGCTTCAAGAATTTGCCCTTGGTCTGGAAGGTGATCGGCCTGCTGGTGCTGCTCGCCGCAACCGGGCTCGCGGGCGGCGGCTATGCGACCGGACGGCTTTCGGCATCCGACGCGGCCTACACGGAGCTCACCGATGGACCGGGCAAGGCGATGCCGCGCATCGCGCGCGCGGGGCGGCACCTGATCGAAGTCCTCGCCGAGATTTATCATGCGGCCGCCTCAACCGGCGAGGCGGAGGTCCGGGCGGCGAAGAGCGCGCGGGCGGATGCGCTCGCGAGCTACCATGCCGAGATGACCGAAGCCGGCAGGCTCTCGCCGCAATTCGCGGATCGGATCGCCCGCGCCGATCTCAACCTCGACCGCGCGCTCGACGGGCGATGTGCCGAGACGCTGCGCTACGCGGATTCCACCGATCCGGCCGACACGTCCAAGGCGATCGCGGCCATGGCGTCGACCTGTCTGCCGGCCCTCAATGCGGTCAAGGCGGAACTGGTGGCACTGACCAAGGAGATGGTCGCCGACTTCGACCAGAAGGGCGATGCCCTCAGCGCCGCCGCGGTCGAGACGACGCGCGTGACCATGCTCGGCATCGTCGGCGCGATCGTGGTCGTGATCGCCCTCGCCGTCGTCGTGGTGCGCCGGTCGGTGGTGGCGCCGATCCACGGCAGTGTGCTGGCGGTAGAGGCGCTCGGCGCCGGCAAGCTCGACGCGGCCATTACCGGTATCGACCGTGGTGACGAGGTCGGATCGATCGCCAAGGCGCTCGACGGCCTGCGCAACCAGCTCAAGGCGGCGGAGACCATGCGGGCCGAGACCGCGGCGCGTGAGGAGGAGGAGCGCAAGCGCCTCGCCCAGCGCGAGACGCTGGCCAAGAAGTTCGTCGCCGACATGCAGAGCCTCGCGAACGGCTTCGCGCAGTCCTCGGGCGATGTTGCCGACGCTGCGAAGAACCTCTCGGCGACCGCGGAGGAGACGTCCCGGCAGGCGCAGGCGGTCGCGGTCGCGGCCGAGCAGGCGGCCTCGAACGTGCAGACCGTCGCCGCCTCGTCCGAAGAAATGGCCGCGTCGATCCGCGAGATCAGCGGGCAGGTCGGCCATTCCTCGCGCGTCGCCGACGAGGCCTTCACCGAGGCTGAGACGTCGAACGGCCGCATCGCTGGTCTCGCGTCCGCGGCGGCGTCGATCGGCGATGTGATCAACCTGATCAAGGGCATCGCCGACCAGACCAATCTGCTCGCGCTCAATGCCACGATCGAGGCGGCGCGCGCCGGCGAAGCCGGCAAGGGCTTCGCAGTGGTGGCGGCGGAAGTGAAGCAGCTCGCCTCGCAGACGGGCCGCGCCACCGAGGAGATCGGCGGCAAGGTCGGCGAGATCCAGCAGGCGACCGACGGCACCGTGAAGTCGATGTCGGAGATCATCCGCGTCATCGGCCGGATCAAGGAGATCTCGGCCTCGATCTCGGCGGCGGTCGAGGAACAGTCGGCGGCGACCGGCGAGATCGCCCGCAACTGCCAGCAGGCGGCCACCGGCGCCAATCAGGTGACGCAGAACATCTCCGGCGTCGGCCAGGCGGCCGAAATGACCGGTGCGGCCTCGACCCAGCTCATGACGCTGTCCTCGGGCCTGTCGCGTCAGGCGACCGATCTGCGCGCCGTCGTCGAAGGCTTTGTCCGCGACCTCGCGGCCGCCTGA
- a CDS encoding glutathione S-transferase N-terminal domain-containing protein yields the protein MITLYTWTTPNGRKVSIALEEMGLAYEVKTVNIGKNEQFDPAFLAIAPNNRIPAIVDADGPEPISIFESGAILIHLAEKTGKFLPTDAKGRATALQWLMWQMGGAGPMFGQMFHFVRYAPEKVPYAIDRYTKESQRLLGVLDKRLATTEFMAGDYSIADMATYPWVAAMLGALGDELRTEAAPLANVDRWIATVGARPAVERGMKVPQV from the coding sequence ATGATCACCCTCTATACCTGGACCACGCCGAACGGCCGCAAGGTGTCGATCGCGCTCGAGGAGATGGGTCTCGCCTATGAGGTGAAGACCGTCAACATCGGCAAGAACGAGCAGTTCGACCCGGCCTTCCTCGCCATCGCGCCGAACAATCGCATCCCGGCGATCGTCGATGCCGACGGTCCGGAGCCGATCTCGATCTTCGAATCCGGCGCGATCCTGATCCATCTCGCCGAGAAGACCGGCAAGTTCCTGCCGACCGACGCCAAGGGCCGCGCGACGGCGCTGCAATGGCTGATGTGGCAGATGGGCGGCGCCGGCCCGATGTTCGGCCAGATGTTCCACTTCGTCCGCTATGCGCCGGAGAAGGTGCCCTACGCGATCGACCGCTACACCAAGGAGAGCCAGCGCCTGCTCGGCGTGCTCGACAAGCGGCTCGCCACGACCGAGTTCATGGCCGGCGACTACTCGATCGCCGACATGGCGACCTACCCCTGGGTCGCCGCCATGCTCGGCGCGCTCGGCGACGAGCTGCGCACCGAGGCCGCCCCGCTCGCCAACGTCGATCGCTGGATCGCCACGGTCGGTGCCCGCCCGGCCGTCGAGCGCGGCATGAAGGTGCCGCAGGTCTGA
- a CDS encoding chloride channel protein, producing MAVRSRLAVKRWSRRGLFLVGGVIVGVAAVLMAWLADHAQALFARLLGAHPWVAFAVTPLGFAAAVFVARRFFPNSQGSGIPQAIAALQIDDQARRGPLVSLRVAFGKIVVMTFGLLCGASAGREGPTVQVGAAIMYAIGGYAPYRRAGFLLAGAAAGVAAAFNTPLAGIVFGIEEMSRSFEARTSGLIVGAVIAAGLTAIALVGDYAYFGATNAGLPFGRAWIAVVLCAVLGGFAGGVFIRISAAIAAGLPGGLGRAIKRRPVLFAAACGLVVAVCGLVSGNASIYGTGYEYARALVHGAAAPDPWFAPLKFLATIASAVSGIPGGVFSPSLSVGAGLAGALAPAFPDLPVGAFVLIGMVSYLAGVVQAPITSFVIVSEMTGDHAMVIPLMAAALIADQVSKMLSRHGLYHTLAEQFLVPRPKDAAPSAP from the coding sequence ATGGCAGTGCGGTCACGGCTGGCGGTGAAGCGGTGGTCGCGCCGCGGGTTGTTCCTCGTCGGCGGAGTGATCGTCGGCGTCGCGGCCGTGCTGATGGCCTGGCTCGCCGACCATGCACAGGCGCTGTTCGCGCGACTGCTCGGCGCCCATCCCTGGGTCGCTTTCGCGGTGACGCCGCTCGGTTTTGCCGCCGCGGTGTTCGTGGCGCGGCGCTTCTTTCCGAATTCGCAGGGCAGCGGCATCCCGCAGGCGATCGCGGCCCTGCAGATCGACGATCAGGCGCGGCGCGGACCGCTCGTGTCGCTGAGGGTGGCGTTCGGCAAGATCGTGGTGATGACCTTCGGCCTCCTGTGCGGCGCCTCCGCCGGGCGCGAGGGGCCGACGGTGCAGGTCGGCGCGGCGATCATGTATGCGATCGGCGGCTATGCGCCCTACCGGCGCGCCGGCTTCCTGCTCGCGGGCGCGGCGGCCGGGGTGGCGGCGGCGTTCAACACGCCGCTCGCCGGCATCGTGTTCGGCATCGAGGAAATGAGCCGGTCGTTCGAGGCGCGGACGAGCGGGCTCATCGTCGGCGCGGTCATTGCCGCCGGCCTGACCGCGATCGCGTTGGTCGGCGACTATGCCTATTTCGGCGCGACCAATGCGGGCCTGCCGTTCGGCCGGGCCTGGATCGCGGTGGTGCTCTGCGCCGTGCTCGGCGGGTTCGCGGGCGGAGTGTTCATCCGCATCTCGGCCGCCATCGCTGCCGGATTGCCGGGCGGCCTCGGGCGGGCGATCAAGCGCCGGCCGGTGCTGTTCGCCGCGGCCTGCGGCCTCGTGGTCGCCGTCTGCGGTCTCGTCTCGGGCAACGCCTCGATCTACGGCACCGGCTACGAATACGCGCGCGCGCTCGTTCACGGCGCCGCCGCGCCGGACCCGTGGTTTGCGCCGCTGAAGTTCCTCGCGACCATCGCCTCGGCCGTGAGCGGCATTCCGGGCGGCGTGTTCTCGCCGTCGCTGTCGGTCGGCGCCGGCCTCGCGGGCGCGCTCGCCCCGGCTTTCCCGGACCTGCCGGTCGGCGCCTTCGTGCTGATCGGGATGGTGTCCTATCTCGCCGGCGTGGTGCAGGCGCCGATCACGTCCTTCGTGATCGTCTCGGAGATGACCGGCGACCACGCGATGGTCATCCCGCTGATGGCCGCCGCGCTGATCGCCGATCAGGTCTCGAAGATGCTGAGCCGCCACGGGCTATATCACACGCTGGCGGAACAGTTTCTGGTGCCGCGGCCGAAGGATGCGGCCCCATCCGCGCCCTGA
- a CDS encoding amidase, translating into MTSTRRFPAPVSALALARAIDAGNLTPATAIERSIAAIEAHDALLGAFVATDFDAARAAAATATGPLAGIALGVKDIIDTHDLPTAYGSEIYAGHRPAADAPVVALARRAGSTVIGKTATTEFAYLQPTVTRNPVKPDHTPGGSSSGSAAAVGAGLIPFALGTQTGGSVIRPAAFCGIAGFKPSFRLIPTVGMKCFSWSLDTIGLFAAGIEDIGFCATALIGRPLRVDGRDPGAPRIGVARTHLWDEASHDMRAALETGARKAAQAGATVVDLEMPAVFAEAFAAHRVLQDFQAAQAFAFEVDHHRGRLSEILREALDHGASITPEAYDLARRTSRQARLALKDLFAEVDVILTPSTPGAAPEGLASTGAPIFNKLWTLMGTPCVNVPGLTGGGGLPLGLQIVAPFGRDLRALEAARFLEKALGA; encoded by the coding sequence ATGACAAGCACTCGCCGCTTCCCCGCCCCCGTTTCTGCCCTCGCCCTCGCCCGCGCGATCGATGCCGGCAATCTGACCCCGGCCACCGCGATCGAGCGGTCGATCGCGGCCATTGAAGCCCATGACGCGCTGCTCGGCGCCTTCGTCGCGACCGACTTCGACGCCGCCCGCGCCGCCGCGGCGACAGCGACGGGTCCGCTGGCCGGCATCGCGCTCGGCGTCAAGGACATCATCGACACCCACGACCTGCCGACCGCCTACGGCTCGGAGATCTACGCCGGCCACCGCCCGGCCGCCGATGCGCCGGTCGTGGCGCTCGCCCGCCGCGCCGGCTCGACCGTGATCGGCAAGACCGCGACCACCGAATTCGCCTATCTGCAGCCGACCGTGACCCGCAATCCGGTCAAGCCGGACCACACGCCGGGCGGCTCGTCCTCGGGCTCGGCCGCGGCTGTCGGCGCCGGCCTGATCCCGTTTGCGCTCGGCACCCAGACCGGCGGATCGGTGATCCGCCCGGCCGCCTTCTGCGGCATCGCCGGGTTCAAGCCGTCGTTCCGACTGATCCCGACCGTGGGCATGAAGTGCTTCTCCTGGTCGCTCGACACGATCGGCCTGTTCGCCGCGGGCATCGAGGACATCGGGTTCTGCGCGACGGCGCTGATCGGCCGTCCGCTGCGGGTCGACGGACGCGATCCGGGCGCGCCGCGCATCGGCGTCGCGCGCACCCACCTCTGGGACGAGGCGAGCCACGACATGCGGGCGGCGCTGGAGACCGGCGCCCGCAAGGCGGCGCAGGCCGGTGCCACGGTCGTCGACCTCGAAATGCCGGCGGTCTTCGCCGAGGCTTTCGCGGCCCATCGGGTCTTGCAGGATTTCCAGGCCGCACAGGCCTTCGCCTTCGAGGTCGACCACCATCGCGGCCGTCTGAGCGAGATCCTGCGCGAGGCGCTCGACCACGGCGCCTCGATCACGCCCGAAGCCTACGACCTCGCGCGCCGGACGTCCCGCCAGGCGCGGCTCGCGCTCAAGGACCTGTTCGCCGAAGTCGACGTAATCCTGACGCCGAGCACGCCCGGCGCGGCGCCGGAAGGTCTCGCCTCCACGGGCGCACCGATCTTCAACAAGCTCTGGACGCTGATGGGCACGCCCTGCGTCAACGTCCCCGGCCTGACCGGCGGCGGCGGCCTGCCGCTCGGCCTGCAAATCGTCGCCCCGTTCGGCCGCGACCTGCGCGCGCTGGAGGCGGCCCGCTTTCTCGAAAAGGCGCTTGGCGCCTGA
- a CDS encoding DUF6165 family protein has translation MTSPASPAPISTPVQSAPAATALTESAARVIAHARALGDKGEVAAAVEALRALMVFEPDHPLARANIGQFMIDLGQFDEAIAIFERLAAEGHDISLARAGHARALFAKEDWPRAWTAFGVRFSLMQHAPKLERTRADGTKVPFPAWDGTRTPKHLCVIAEQGLGDTIQFARYLHHVVARGIPATLVVPGKLKRLVATMDLPIGLAATEDTLKLDSSIDWIAIQDLPWRLGIAPEDYATPAVYLKAEADRVADWAARLPSAALRIGICWRGNAANSADRFRSATLADFAPLAAIPGAKLVSLQKGDGVAAEIAACGFADRVVDLGADFDAGDDAFVDTAAVMENLDLIVTVDTSVGHVAGALGRPTRLLLSANRADWRWLARERDNVWYPATTVHRQPRQGDWKALTATIAAEIARSLAHPATNAGTPAVPVSIGELLDKMTILAIKAERLSDAEKLKNVARELNLLEETKSAVVPDDTRIDALVGELRAVNEALWDIEERIRHYEAEKRFDQAFIETARSVYVQNDHRARLKQRINDLSGSALREEKSYA, from the coding sequence ATGACCTCTCCCGCCTCGCCCGCGCCGATCTCGACGCCCGTCCAATCGGCGCCCGCCGCGACCGCCCTCACCGAAAGCGCCGCCCGCGTGATCGCCCATGCCCGCGCCCTCGGCGACAAGGGCGAGGTCGCCGCCGCGGTCGAGGCGCTGCGCGCGCTCATGGTCTTCGAGCCCGATCATCCGCTCGCGCGTGCCAACATCGGCCAGTTCATGATCGACCTCGGCCAGTTCGACGAGGCGATCGCCATCTTCGAGCGGCTGGCGGCGGAAGGTCACGACATCTCGCTCGCCCGCGCCGGCCATGCCCGCGCGCTGTTCGCCAAGGAGGACTGGCCGCGCGCCTGGACCGCCTTCGGCGTCCGATTCAGCCTGATGCAGCACGCCCCGAAGCTCGAGCGCACGCGGGCCGACGGCACCAAGGTGCCCTTCCCCGCCTGGGACGGCACGCGGACGCCGAAGCATCTCTGCGTGATCGCCGAGCAGGGGCTCGGCGACACGATCCAGTTCGCCCGCTACCTGCACCATGTCGTCGCCCGGGGCATCCCGGCGACGCTGGTCGTGCCGGGCAAGCTGAAGCGGCTCGTCGCGACCATGGACCTGCCGATCGGCCTCGCCGCGACCGAGGACACGCTGAAGCTCGACAGTTCGATCGACTGGATCGCAATCCAGGATCTGCCCTGGCGGCTCGGCATCGCGCCGGAGGACTATGCGACCCCGGCCGTCTACCTGAAGGCCGAGGCCGACCGGGTCGCCGACTGGGCCGCGCGCCTGCCCTCGGCCGCGCTCAGGATCGGCATCTGTTGGCGCGGCAACGCCGCGAACTCGGCCGACCGGTTCCGTTCGGCAACCCTCGCCGACTTCGCGCCGCTGGCGGCGATCCCCGGCGCCAAGCTCGTGTCGCTGCAGAAGGGCGACGGCGTCGCCGCCGAGATCGCGGCCTGCGGCTTCGCCGACAGGGTCGTCGACCTCGGCGCGGATTTCGACGCCGGCGACGACGCCTTCGTCGATACGGCCGCGGTGATGGAAAACCTCGACCTGATCGTGACGGTCGACACCAGCGTCGGCCATGTCGCCGGCGCGCTCGGCCGCCCGACCCGGCTCCTGCTCTCCGCCAACCGCGCCGACTGGCGCTGGCTCGCCCGCGAGCGCGACAATGTCTGGTATCCGGCGACGACCGTGCACCGCCAGCCGCGCCAGGGCGACTGGAAGGCGCTGACCGCGACGATCGCCGCCGAGATCGCCCGCTCGCTCGCCCATCCGGCGACCAATGCCGGCACGCCCGCCGTGCCGGTGTCGATCGGCGAGCTGCTCGACAAGATGACGATCCTCGCCATCAAGGCCGAGCGCCTCTCCGATGCCGAGAAGCTGAAGAACGTCGCCCGCGAGCTGAACCTGCTCGAGGAGACCAAGAGCGCGGTCGTGCCGGACGACACCCGCATCGACGCGCTCGTCGGCGAACTGCGCGCTGTCAACGAGGCGCTCTGGGACATCGAGGAGCGCATCCGCCACTACGAGGCCGAGAAGCGCTTCGACCAGGCCTTCATCGAGACGGCGCGCTCGGTCTACGTCCAGAACGACCACCGCGCCCGGCTGAAGCAGCGCATCAACGATCTCTCCGGCTCGGCGCTGCGCGAGGAAAAGAGCTACGCCTGA